In a single window of the Labeo rohita strain BAU-BD-2019 chromosome 23, IGBB_LRoh.1.0, whole genome shotgun sequence genome:
- the dtx3 gene encoding probable E3 ubiquitin-protein ligase DTX3 isoform X2: MGSQVSSDEMSVRAGQGSDEVLVSQAVWDYLAAAGRPWLVDFEDKQGLSADIIRRGERGGCCAVRLSPVEGSSRARTGMMEGPVSPVTRKAFIDLCRCARKEMTKQEAAPKRKRSLLPCVTAMEPDGEGSLLPPPPPQPRRSQRQQQKYRKNADMDTCVVLPMQHEATARTGAELAIVHEEESTVCSICMGEMVEKTSLDKCGHSFCRSCLEQAFQVKKACPVCRLVYGQLIGNQPANGTMMVERDPDLELPGHEGYGCICIIYSFPPGLQAQEHPNPGVRYPGTDRVAYLPDSPEGNRVLRMLRRAFEQRLIFTIGTSMTTGMHNVITWNDIHHKTSIWGGPRCFGYPDPTYLVRVTEELREKGITAD; the protein is encoded by the exons TTTCATCTGATGAGATGAGTGTGCGAGCGGGGCAGGGCAGTGACGAGGTGCTGGTGTCGCAGGCGGTGTGGGATTACCTTGCAGCCGCAGGACGACCCTGGTTGGTTGACTTCGAGGACAAGCAGGGACTGAGCGCGGACATCATCCGGCGCGGGGAGCGTGGCGGCTGCTGTGCCGTGCGGCTCTCCCCGGTGGAGGGCAGCAGCAGGGCTAGAACTGGCATGATGGAGGGGCCGGTTTCTCCTGTTACACGGAAAGCTTTCATAGACTTATGCCGCTGTGCCCGAAAGGAGATGACCAAACAAGAAGCGGCTCCTAAAAGGAAACGTTCTCTTTTACCATGCGTGACGGCGATGGAGCCCGACGGAGAAGGGAGCTTGTTGCCTCCGCCTCCCCCTCAACCACGTCGCTCGCAGAGGCAACAGCAGAAATACAGGAAAAATGCAGATATGGACACCTGTGTGGTTTTACCCATGCAACATGAGGCCACAGCAAGGACCGGTGCTGAATTAGCCATTGTTCATGAAGAAGAGAGCACCGTTTGCTCTATCTGCATGGGCGAAATGGTTGAAAAGACATCTCTGGACAAGTGCGGTCACTCGTTCTGTCGGTCCTGCTTAGAACAGGCGTTTCAAGTCAAAAAGGCTTGTCCTGTTTGCAGGCTGGTGTATGGGCAGCTTATTGGTAACCAGCCAGCCAATGGAACCATGATGGTTGAAAGAGACCCAGACCTGGAGTTGCCTGGACATGAAGGTTACGGCTGCATATGCATTATTTACAGTTTCCCTCCCGGTTTGCAAGCG CAAGAGCATCCAAACCCTGGGGTTAGGTATCCAGGCACAGACCGGGTGGCATACCTGCCAGACAGCCCTGAGGGAAACCGTGTCCTACGCATGCTGCGGCGGGCCTTCGAGCAGCGCCTCATCTTCACCATAGGCACCTCCATGACCACCGGGATGCATAACGTCATTACCTGGAATGATATTCACCACAAGACCTCCATATGGGGCGGACCACGATG
- the dtx3 gene encoding probable E3 ubiquitin-protein ligase DTX3 isoform X3 encodes MSVRAGQGSDEVLVSQAVWDYLAAAGRPWLVDFEDKQGLSADIIRRGERGGCCAVRLSPVEGSSRARTGMMEGPVSPVTRKAFIDLCRCARKEMTKQEAAPKRKRSLLPCVTAMEPDGEGSLLPPPPPQPRRSQRQQQKYRKNADMDTCVVLPMQHEATARTGAELAIVHEEESTVCSICMGEMVEKTSLDKCGHSFCRSCLEQAFQVKKACPVCRLVYGQLIGNQPANGTMMVERDPDLELPGHEGYGCICIIYSFPPGLQAQEHPNPGVRYPGTDRVAYLPDSPEGNRVLRMLRRAFEQRLIFTIGTSMTTGMHNVITWNDIHHKTSIWGGPRCFGYPDPTYLVRVTEELREKGITAD; translated from the exons ATGAGTGTGCGAGCGGGGCAGGGCAGTGACGAGGTGCTGGTGTCGCAGGCGGTGTGGGATTACCTTGCAGCCGCAGGACGACCCTGGTTGGTTGACTTCGAGGACAAGCAGGGACTGAGCGCGGACATCATCCGGCGCGGGGAGCGTGGCGGCTGCTGTGCCGTGCGGCTCTCCCCGGTGGAGGGCAGCAGCAGGGCTAGAACTGGCATGATGGAGGGGCCGGTTTCTCCTGTTACACGGAAAGCTTTCATAGACTTATGCCGCTGTGCCCGAAAGGAGATGACCAAACAAGAAGCGGCTCCTAAAAGGAAACGTTCTCTTTTACCATGCGTGACGGCGATGGAGCCCGACGGAGAAGGGAGCTTGTTGCCTCCGCCTCCCCCTCAACCACGTCGCTCGCAGAGGCAACAGCAGAAATACAGGAAAAATGCAGATATGGACACCTGTGTGGTTTTACCCATGCAACATGAGGCCACAGCAAGGACCGGTGCTGAATTAGCCATTGTTCATGAAGAAGAGAGCACCGTTTGCTCTATCTGCATGGGCGAAATGGTTGAAAAGACATCTCTGGACAAGTGCGGTCACTCGTTCTGTCGGTCCTGCTTAGAACAGGCGTTTCAAGTCAAAAAGGCTTGTCCTGTTTGCAGGCTGGTGTATGGGCAGCTTATTGGTAACCAGCCAGCCAATGGAACCATGATGGTTGAAAGAGACCCAGACCTGGAGTTGCCTGGACATGAAGGTTACGGCTGCATATGCATTATTTACAGTTTCCCTCCCGGTTTGCAAGCG CAAGAGCATCCAAACCCTGGGGTTAGGTATCCAGGCACAGACCGGGTGGCATACCTGCCAGACAGCCCTGAGGGAAACCGTGTCCTACGCATGCTGCGGCGGGCCTTCGAGCAGCGCCTCATCTTCACCATAGGCACCTCCATGACCACCGGGATGCATAACGTCATTACCTGGAATGATATTCACCACAAGACCTCCATATGGGGCGGACCACGATG